In Mucilaginibacter celer, one DNA window encodes the following:
- a CDS encoding flavin reductase family protein: MLNIKSEQIHELEQYYRISLINSLIGFRSLNLLGTTSNDGISNLCIISSAFHLGANPPLIGLVIRPEREHNDTLRNIKSTGQYTLNNVLPEWYMQAHQTSASYPSGISEFDTCGFHKQYVKDFKAPFVGESNIRIGLELREIIDIEINGTTILIGEIIHILMDDDVIAADGTVDHGKAKTMTVAGLDTYYLPQPVGQLAYAKPGVAPHLSSLQP, translated from the coding sequence ATGCTAAATATTAAAAGTGAACAGATCCATGAGTTGGAACAATATTACCGGATCAGCCTGATCAATAGCCTGATCGGTTTTCGTTCGTTAAACCTGTTGGGCACAACCAGTAACGACGGCATCTCCAATTTGTGCATCATCAGTTCTGCATTTCACCTCGGTGCAAACCCGCCGCTGATCGGATTGGTGATCAGGCCGGAACGCGAACATAACGACACGCTGCGTAACATCAAATCAACAGGTCAGTACACCCTCAATAACGTTTTACCCGAATGGTATATGCAGGCGCACCAAACCAGTGCGAGCTATCCGTCGGGGATTTCAGAATTCGACACCTGTGGGTTTCATAAACAATATGTTAAGGACTTCAAGGCACCCTTTGTCGGGGAATCTAACATTCGCATAGGACTGGAACTTCGGGAAATTATTGATATAGAAATTAATGGCACCACGATTCTTATCGGCGAGATCATTCACATACTAATGGATGATGATGTAATTGCAGCGGATGGAACTGTTGATCACGGTAAAGCGAAAACAATGACCGTGGCCGGATTAGATACCTATTATCTTCCGCAACCTGTCGGTCAGCTGGCCTACGCAAAGCCGGGTGTCGCGCCTCATTTATCTTCACTTCAGCCTTAG
- a CDS encoding phytoene/squalene synthase family protein yields the protein MKERFDTLSATCSRETTRLYSTSFSLGILFFKKDVRDPIHAIYGFVRLADEIVDSFHDYPKSLMLAELKSDTFKAIERGISINPVINSFQQVVNQFGIKHQLIIQFLNSMEMDLEDQAYTSEKYDEYIMGSAQVVGLMCLHVFSNGNGEEFEHLKIPAMKLGSAFQKVNFLRDVNADYQELNRTYFPDVDLSAFSDENKRAIEEDILKELNEALNGIRQLPRSCRKGVYLAYVYYKQLFRKIAKVPAEKIMSERIRVSNGHKFYLMFDSLIRYKLNVL from the coding sequence ATGAAAGAAAGATTCGATACATTATCAGCAACGTGCAGTAGGGAAACAACCCGGCTTTATAGTACCAGCTTTTCTCTCGGAATACTATTTTTTAAGAAAGATGTTCGTGATCCTATTCACGCGATATATGGTTTTGTGAGGCTGGCCGACGAGATTGTGGATAGTTTTCATGACTACCCAAAGTCATTGATGCTTGCTGAATTGAAGTCAGATACTTTTAAAGCTATTGAAAGGGGAATAAGCATTAACCCGGTAATTAATTCCTTCCAGCAGGTAGTTAATCAATTTGGCATAAAGCATCAGTTGATTATCCAGTTCCTGAATAGCATGGAGATGGATCTTGAAGATCAGGCCTATACTTCAGAAAAATACGATGAATATATCATGGGCTCTGCCCAGGTTGTGGGGCTGATGTGTTTGCATGTATTTTCCAATGGTAACGGAGAAGAATTTGAACACTTAAAAATACCCGCCATGAAACTGGGTTCAGCTTTTCAAAAAGTGAATTTTCTCCGGGATGTGAATGCAGATTATCAGGAATTGAACCGGACTTATTTTCCTGACGTTGACCTGTCTGCGTTTTCTGATGAAAACAAGCGGGCTATCGAGGAAGATATCTTAAAAGAATTAAATGAAGCCTTAAATGGGATCAGGCAATTACCGCGTTCCTGCCGCAAAGGGGTTTATCTGGCTTATGTTTATTACAAGCAGTTATTCCGAAAGATCGCTAAAGTCCCGGCTGAAAAAATAATGTCGGAACGTATAAGGGTATCTAATGGCCATAAATTCTACCTGATGTTTGATTCCCTGATCAGGTACAAATTAAATGTATTATGA
- a CDS encoding YtxH domain-containing protein, with product MGTIKTFLLGAGTAYAIYFITRKRIDGTSILDELLDNPSLFMNKAKDYAIAEIVHTVKQKLR from the coding sequence ATGGGCACGATTAAGACTTTTTTATTAGGCGCAGGAACAGCTTATGCTATCTACTTCATTACCAGGAAACGAATAGACGGAACCTCAATACTGGACGAGTTATTGGACAATCCTTCGTTATTTATGAACAAGGCGAAAGACTACGCAATAGCAGAAATAGTACATACGGTAAAACAAAAATTAAGGTAA
- a CDS encoding DUF2256 domain-containing protein, whose translation MKGIKKNNLPQKICPTCGRPFTWRKKWEKVWDEVKYCSEKCRKNR comes from the coding sequence GTGAAAGGGATTAAAAAGAATAATCTGCCTCAAAAAATCTGCCCAACCTGCGGCAGGCCTTTTACCTGGCGTAAAAAATGGGAAAAGGTATGGGATGAAGTTAAATACTGTTCAGAAAAATGCAGGAAGAACCGCTGA
- a CDS encoding oxygenase MpaB family protein: protein MSGQNLYTNDFLDLKRLSGDPNADAFIIHAFADELKKRQLQEWMAGKSGPEHLDSLKGVFPDFEIVNKASDLPSWAEPRLMKKGAGFYARHSTSIMSLLGLLSLPYCYTAANGAMVLYLSELIRKQTTKRLYDTAVFVWEVMGPNAFGKNGNAYEEILKVRIMHAAVRHYTLANGHWDQSWGVPINQEDMAGTNLSFSLSLIVICGLRLLGFSVSQDDQAAFMHIWAVVGYLTGLDEDLIPENSRMAQQLDNSIKKRQFKTSTQGRELTSSLTAHIMSVNKSKATAEDILGLMRYLLGQEIADMLAINAPDLPRYKLTLIKTMNLLKSFKPEGDSKKVYHAAYATFKAQNPELVKRN from the coding sequence ATGAGCGGTCAAAATTTATATACTAATGACTTTTTAGACCTCAAACGGCTGTCGGGTGATCCGAATGCGGATGCTTTTATAATTCATGCGTTTGCTGATGAGTTAAAGAAAAGGCAGTTACAGGAATGGATGGCCGGAAAGTCCGGCCCGGAACATTTGGATAGTTTAAAGGGTGTTTTTCCGGATTTCGAGATTGTTAATAAAGCCAGCGATCTACCGTCCTGGGCCGAACCCCGTTTAATGAAGAAAGGGGCAGGTTTTTATGCCAGGCATTCAACCTCCATTATGAGTTTGCTTGGTTTATTATCCTTGCCGTATTGCTACACTGCGGCCAACGGCGCAATGGTATTGTATCTGTCAGAATTGATCCGGAAGCAAACCACCAAACGGCTTTATGATACCGCTGTTTTTGTTTGGGAAGTGATGGGGCCCAACGCTTTTGGAAAAAATGGCAACGCTTACGAAGAAATACTAAAAGTGCGGATTATGCATGCCGCTGTTCGTCACTACACCCTGGCAAACGGACATTGGGATCAATCCTGGGGAGTTCCTATCAACCAGGAAGATATGGCCGGAACTAATCTTTCATTTTCACTTTCACTTATCGTCATCTGTGGCTTACGGTTGCTCGGTTTTAGCGTGAGCCAGGACGACCAGGCAGCCTTTATGCACATCTGGGCAGTGGTTGGATATTTGACAGGCTTAGACGAGGACCTCATCCCTGAAAACTCCAGAATGGCACAACAATTAGATAACAGCATTAAAAAGCGTCAGTTTAAAACTTCAACTCAGGGACGGGAATTAACTTCTTCGCTAACAGCGCACATCATGTCTGTTAATAAAAGTAAAGCCACCGCCGAAGATATCCTGGGCTTAATGCGCTACCTGCTTGGACAAGAGATTGCGGATATGCTAGCGATAAATGCTCCGGACTTGCCCCGATACAAGCTGACCTTAATAAAGACAATGAACCTGTTGAAAAGCTTTAAACCAGAAGGCGACAGCAAAAAGGTTTATCATGCTGCTTATGCCACTTTTAAAGCGCAGAACCCGGAACTCGTTAAAAGAAACTAA
- a CDS encoding LytR/AlgR family response regulator transcription factor, with amino-acid sequence MEQVLNCLVIDDDPDVNAYVCEMVDQIPFLHLAGSYDNAPGALNRLEAGGIGLLVLDINLPGIDGVTFASTLKDLPREYIPRVILISGSRDYAVDGYKVDAVDYLVKPFSYEDFYRAVAKVRTLANVPKTSPADEYLFLKVEHDLIRVNIREICYIESFKDYVKVFTGDQTIIALSTLKAMEERLSGKRFMRVHRSFIVNIDKIEQIQHLTIRFGKTIIPVTEQYREAFKAEFREWL; translated from the coding sequence ATGGAACAAGTGCTTAACTGCCTGGTAATTGATGACGACCCGGATGTAAATGCCTATGTATGCGAAATGGTAGATCAAATCCCATTTTTGCATTTGGCGGGATCATACGACAATGCTCCCGGGGCTTTGAATAGGCTGGAAGCAGGCGGCATAGGTTTACTGGTGCTGGATATCAATTTGCCTGGAATCGATGGGGTTACTTTTGCCAGTACCCTGAAAGACTTGCCAAGGGAGTACATACCACGCGTAATTCTCATCAGCGGCTCCCGGGATTATGCCGTTGATGGTTATAAAGTGGACGCCGTAGATTACCTGGTCAAACCATTTTCCTATGAAGACTTTTACCGGGCTGTAGCCAAAGTGCGAACGTTAGCGAACGTGCCTAAAACCTCGCCAGCCGATGAGTATTTGTTTTTAAAAGTGGAACATGACCTGATCCGTGTAAATATTAGAGAGATCTGTTACATAGAAAGTTTTAAGGACTACGTCAAAGTATTTACCGGCGACCAAACGATAATAGCTTTATCTACTCTAAAAGCTATGGAAGAACGTCTTTCAGGAAAGCGATTCATGCGTGTGCACCGTTCTTTTATCGTCAACATTGACAAGATCGAACAAATTCAGCACTTAACCATCAGGTTTGGAAAAACCATCATCCCGGTCACTGAGCAATACCGCGAGGCTTTCAAGGCTGAATTTCGCGAATGGCTCTAA
- a CDS encoding AI-2E family transporter, with product MNIQQFKGLPFYLKLAAVLFSLIALVWIVIIAKEILSPLIFSCLFSILLLPFAAFLENKLQIPRSAASMLAVLSLLACIGGLLYVIGSQVSDLASDWPQFQNQLHKTQNDVMEWIGSSFHVTRHKQLTFVTNTTNKVVASGGSVVGATLLSLSGMLLFLVFTFIYTFFFLLYRKLIMRFLESVFEEDNKKVVHDIVEKVQFMIRKYITGLLIEMAIVATVVSVAFMILGVKYAILLGLITGLFNIIPYIGIFTALVLSAAVTFATSPEQITVIYVIITLVVTHLIDSNILLPLVVGSKVRINALITVLGVIIGEMVWGIPGMFLSIPVIAVLKIIFDRVESLKAWGIILGDEEPKQNRLAKKLTVRKKLVAS from the coding sequence GTGAATATACAACAATTCAAGGGATTGCCGTTTTATTTAAAACTGGCCGCCGTACTTTTCAGCCTGATTGCATTGGTTTGGATCGTGATCATCGCAAAGGAAATCCTTTCGCCATTAATATTTTCCTGTCTGTTTTCCATTTTATTACTCCCTTTTGCCGCTTTTCTGGAAAATAAGCTCCAGATACCGCGCAGTGCAGCATCAATGCTCGCGGTTTTAAGCCTGCTGGCCTGTATTGGCGGATTGCTTTATGTGATCGGTTCCCAGGTGTCAGACCTTGCGAGTGACTGGCCACAGTTCCAGAATCAACTACATAAAACGCAAAATGACGTTATGGAATGGATCGGTTCCAGTTTTCATGTCACGCGGCATAAGCAACTTACTTTCGTAACAAATACCACTAACAAAGTAGTTGCGTCCGGGGGATCGGTCGTAGGCGCAACATTGTTATCCTTGTCGGGAATGCTGCTATTTTTAGTTTTTACTTTTATCTATACTTTTTTCTTTTTGCTATATCGCAAACTGATCATGCGTTTTTTGGAATCGGTTTTTGAAGAAGATAACAAAAAAGTGGTGCATGACATTGTTGAAAAAGTGCAGTTTATGATCCGGAAATATATCACAGGGCTTCTAATCGAAATGGCCATTGTTGCGACAGTAGTTAGCGTTGCTTTTATGATCCTGGGAGTTAAGTATGCCATCTTGCTGGGTTTGATCACTGGTTTGTTCAACATCATACCTTATATCGGGATATTCACAGCACTGGTGTTAAGCGCAGCAGTGACCTTCGCTACATCACCGGAGCAAATAACGGTGATTTATGTGATAATTACCCTGGTGGTCACACACCTTATCGACAGCAATATATTGTTGCCATTGGTTGTGGGCTCTAAGGTCCGGATCAATGCGCTGATCACAGTATTGGGTGTGATCATTGGTGAAATGGTCTGGGGTATCCCGGGAATGTTCTTATCCATACCCGTAATAGCGGTATTGAAAATTATATTTGACCGGGTCGAAAGCCTCAAAGCCTGGGGTATAATACTCGGCGATGAGGAACCGAAGCAAAACCGGCTGGCAAAGAAACTAACGGTAAGGAAAAAATTAGTAGCAAGCTGA
- a CDS encoding MarR family winged helix-turn-helix transcriptional regulator: MKSYQLIHQLINLVAELEEENQGREASIQDFTGFLLNKVGHTAYSNTSGEVRFGENDRTALEIAYQLENNIGRLFVFMSRYAKFYIKKALDGTPLQTGEDFTALAILLTHDHLSKSELIGYNLQEKTSGTEVIRRLIASGLVRQWDDEKDKRSKHVAITDEGKALLYRVFEHTNYVGKIITGKLTVAEKFTLQYLLQKLEDFHLEHHEKKTIVSKEDLRTLATEINPLN, from the coding sequence ATGAAATCATACCAACTCATTCACCAACTGATAAACCTCGTAGCGGAACTTGAGGAAGAAAACCAGGGTAGGGAAGCTTCCATCCAGGATTTTACCGGTTTTTTATTGAATAAGGTTGGTCACACTGCTTATAGCAATACCAGTGGCGAGGTGAGGTTTGGAGAAAATGATCGTACCGCATTGGAGATCGCTTATCAGCTGGAGAATAACATTGGCCGTTTATTTGTTTTCATGAGCCGTTATGCTAAATTTTATATCAAAAAGGCTTTGGATGGTACCCCACTGCAAACCGGCGAAGATTTTACCGCGTTGGCTATTTTACTTACACACGATCATTTATCAAAGTCGGAACTGATCGGTTATAATCTGCAGGAAAAAACATCGGGCACTGAAGTGATCAGGCGGCTGATCGCATCAGGCCTGGTAAGGCAATGGGATGATGAGAAAGATAAACGCAGTAAGCACGTTGCCATTACCGATGAAGGAAAAGCTTTGTTATACCGGGTATTTGAACATACCAATTATGTAGGCAAGATCATTACCGGCAAATTAACTGTGGCCGAAAAATTCACCTTACAATACCTTTTACAGAAGCTGGAAGATTTTCATCTGGAACACCATGAAAAGAAAACGATTGTAAGCAAAGAAGATCTCAGAACCCTGGCAACTGAAATTAATCCTTTAAATTAA
- a CDS encoding sensor histidine kinase yields MLAELGSQYGRMALSGQALVTANLNLLNQLRQLTRQLQDIDQIAYEQSREATLKAYASATRDLNTFTGISLVAVLIFIVLLVIYVRRAGWAERRIRVENSRAVRLAGQKSEILAIMSHEIRNKLMAINGAVFTMKKTTLSAQQEQKLGAITLASGLVLETINNVLDASKLEQGYAQTRQSGPFKPEEAIAESIEAMRFMAENKNLQLKLLWNGHSDTIVEGDSFRLKQVLLNLLSNAIKYTDQGSVSVTAELVGAGLGHRLNVTVSDTGSGIPANRQAQLFTPYYQAGGQKPGTGLGLYLCRELIQGQGGEISLKSEVDEGTVISFWIPYKRPENLPVMH; encoded by the coding sequence TTGCTGGCCGAACTTGGCTCGCAGTATGGACGGATGGCATTGTCCGGACAGGCCCTGGTAACAGCTAACCTTAATTTGTTGAACCAACTGCGGCAATTGACGCGGCAGTTACAGGATATAGACCAAATTGCTTATGAACAAAGCCGGGAAGCAACTTTAAAAGCTTATGCTTCAGCAACACGCGACCTAAATACTTTTACCGGCATCTCGCTTGTGGCCGTTTTGATCTTTATCGTTTTACTGGTGATCTATGTTCGCCGTGCCGGTTGGGCGGAACGGCGGATACGCGTGGAAAATAGCCGCGCTGTACGGTTGGCCGGTCAAAAATCGGAGATCCTGGCCATTATGAGCCATGAGATCCGTAATAAATTAATGGCGATCAACGGTGCGGTTTTTACAATGAAAAAAACAACATTGTCGGCGCAACAGGAACAGAAGCTGGGGGCAATTACGCTGGCCTCAGGCCTTGTATTGGAAACGATCAATAATGTATTAGATGCCAGTAAGCTGGAGCAGGGCTATGCGCAAACGCGGCAAAGCGGGCCTTTTAAACCAGAAGAAGCTATAGCCGAATCAATCGAAGCAATGCGTTTTATGGCTGAAAATAAAAACCTGCAATTGAAATTATTATGGAATGGGCACTCTGACACCATTGTTGAGGGTGATAGTTTTCGTCTTAAACAAGTCTTGTTGAATTTATTAAGCAATGCCATTAAATATACTGATCAAGGAAGCGTCTCAGTGACAGCTGAACTTGTAGGAGCAGGGCTCGGTCATCGGCTGAATGTGACGGTTAGTGATACAGGCTCGGGTATCCCTGCAAACAGGCAAGCGCAGTTGTTCACGCCATATTACCAGGCCGGAGGGCAAAAGCCCGGCACCGGCCTGGGGTTGTATCTGTGTCGCGAATTGATCCAGGGTCAGGGCGGAGAGATATCTCTCAAAAGTGAAGTGGACGAGGGGACAGTTATATCTTTTTGGATCCCTTATAAAAGACCAGAGAACCTCCCTGTTATGCATTAG
- the idi gene encoding isopentenyl-diphosphate Delta-isomerase, with the protein MNDGIVIVDKNGQGIGTMEKMAAHRVGALHRAFSVFVFNSRGQLLLQQRALDKYHSGGLWTNTCCSHPRLGELTLDAAHRRLQEEMGFDCELKELFQFSYRHEFENGLIEHEYDHVFVGMSDEMPRPDAAEVAGFRYMETDLLILELLKQPDDYTAWFKICLEQVVEMYCSAGQG; encoded by the coding sequence ATGAATGATGGCATTGTGATTGTTGATAAAAATGGCCAGGGTATCGGTACAATGGAAAAAATGGCGGCTCACCGTGTGGGAGCCCTTCATCGTGCCTTCTCGGTGTTCGTATTTAACAGCCGGGGACAATTATTGCTGCAGCAAAGAGCTCTCGATAAATATCATTCAGGTGGCCTTTGGACAAACACTTGCTGCAGCCATCCGCGATTGGGCGAATTAACACTTGATGCTGCACATCGACGCTTACAGGAAGAAATGGGTTTTGATTGCGAACTGAAAGAATTGTTTCAATTCAGCTATCGCCACGAGTTTGAAAACGGGCTGATCGAACATGAATATGACCATGTATTTGTAGGCATGAGCGACGAGATGCCAAGGCCGGATGCGGCTGAAGTAGCCGGTTTCAGGTATATGGAAACTGATTTGCTGATCCTTGAATTATTAAAACAACCGGATGATTACACCGCCTGGTTTAAAATATGCCTGGAACAGGTGGTGGAAATGTATTGTTCTGCAGGTCAGGGTTAA